One segment of Carcharodon carcharias isolate sCarCar2 chromosome 16, sCarCar2.pri, whole genome shotgun sequence DNA contains the following:
- the LOC121288997 gene encoding glycine-rich cell wall structural protein-like, translated as MIGAVVGDMISGVIGDMISDVNGDMIGDVIGDVSGGVIGGVISDVIGGVISGVIGGVSSGVIGGVIGDMIGGMISGMSSDVIGGMSGDMIGAIIGDVISGVSGDVIGDMIGDVIGGVSSGVIGDMIGVVIGGVRGGVIGGVISGVISDMIGGVISGMIGDMIGGVIGGVSGGVIGDMIGGVIGDMIGGVSGDVIGDMISGMIGGIIGGVSGGVIGDVSGGMIGGVMGGVIGGVSGGVIGGVSGEVIGGVIGGVSGDVIGGVIGGVIGGVSSGMIGDVKIL; from the coding sequence ATGATCGGTGCCGTGGTCGGTGACATGATCAGTGGCGTGATTGGTGACATGATCAGTGATGTGAACGGCGACATGATCGGTGACGTGATCGGTGACGTGAGCGGTGGCGTTATCGGTGGTGTGATCAGTGACGTGATCGGTGGCGTGATCAGTGGCGTGATCGGTGGTGTGAGCAGTGGTGTGATCGGTGGCGTGATCGGTGACATGATCGGTGGCATGATCAGTGGCATGAGCAGTGACGtgatcggtggcatgagcggtGACATGATCGGTGCCATAATCGGTGACGTGATCAGTGGCGTGAGCGGTGACGTGATCGGTGACATGATCGGTGATGTGATCGGTGGCGTGAGCAGTGGTGTGATCGGTGACATGATCGGTGTCGTGATCGGTGGCGTGAGAGGTGGTGTGATTGGTGGCGTGATCAGTGGCGTGATCAGTGACATGATCGGTGGCGTGATCAGTGGCATGATCGGTGACATGATCGGTGGCGTGATCGGTGGTGTGAGCGGTGGCGTGATCGGTGACATGATCGGTGGCGTGATCGGTGACATGATCGGTGGCGTGAGCGGTGACGTGATCGGTGACATGATCAGTGGCATGATCGGTGGCATTATTGGTGGCGTGAGCGGTGGCGTGATCGGTGATGTGAGTGGTGGCATGATCGGTGGCGTGATGGGTGGTGTGATTGGTGGCGTGAGCGGTGGAGTGATTGGTGGCGTGAGCGGTGAAGTGATTGGTGGCGTGATCGGTGGCGTGAGTGGTGATGTGATTGGTGGCGTGATCGGTGGGGTGATTGGTGGCGTGAGCAGTGGTATGATTGGTGATGTGAAAATATTGTGA